From one Pedobacter faecalis genomic stretch:
- a CDS encoding NAD(P)/FAD-dependent oxidoreductase, which produces MISTDIAIIGAGPVGLFAIFEAGLLKMRCHLIDYLPQVGGQLSEIYPKKPIYDIPGYPTVLAQELIDNLMEQAKPFHPGFTLGERIEGLEKRGEQDFVLTTNMGTVIEAKVVVIAGGLGCFEPRKPAVANLEHFENGRGVNYMILDPEQYRGQKMVIAGGGDSALDWTIFLADVVEELTLVHRSESFRGAPDSVNKVMALAESGKINLILNSNLNAVNGSGRLESVEIIHNKTLETTTVEADHLIPLFGLSPKLGPIEQWNLNISKSAIEVNVDDYSTNIPGIYAIGDINTYTNKLKLILCGFHEAALMSHSAYQYMNPGVKYTMKYTTVNGVSEF; this is translated from the coding sequence ATGATTTCTACTGATATAGCCATAATTGGTGCCGGGCCTGTAGGTTTATTTGCGATATTTGAAGCAGGGCTTTTAAAAATGCGTTGTCATTTAATCGACTACCTTCCTCAGGTAGGCGGCCAGCTTTCAGAAATTTATCCAAAAAAACCCATCTACGACATCCCTGGCTATCCAACAGTACTTGCTCAGGAGCTTATCGACAACCTGATGGAACAGGCCAAACCTTTCCATCCGGGCTTCACGCTGGGCGAGCGGATAGAGGGACTGGAAAAGCGGGGCGAACAGGATTTCGTGCTGACAACCAACATGGGCACCGTCATCGAAGCGAAAGTGGTGGTCATTGCCGGGGGACTAGGCTGCTTCGAGCCGCGCAAACCTGCTGTAGCTAATCTGGAGCACTTTGAAAACGGACGGGGCGTTAACTATATGATCCTGGATCCGGAGCAGTACCGCGGACAAAAAATGGTGATTGCAGGAGGCGGTGACTCGGCGCTCGACTGGACGATCTTCCTGGCCGATGTGGTAGAAGAGCTTACCCTGGTACACCGGAGCGAAAGCTTCAGGGGCGCGCCAGATTCTGTAAACAAAGTCATGGCACTTGCCGAAAGCGGAAAAATCAATCTTATCCTTAACAGTAACCTAAATGCGGTGAATGGCAGCGGGCGGCTGGAAAGCGTAGAGATCATTCACAACAAAACGCTCGAAACGACTACTGTAGAAGCAGATCACCTCATTCCTCTTTTCGGCCTTAGTCCGAAACTTGGCCCAATCGAACAGTGGAACCTTAACATCAGCAAGAGCGCTATAGAGGTCAACGTAGACGACTACTCTACAAACATACCGGGCATCTATGCCATTGGCGACATCAACACCTACACAAACAAGCTGAAACTTATCCTTTGCGGTTTCCACGAAGCTGCGCTGATGAGCCACAGTGCATACCAGTACATGAATCCGGGTGTTAAATACACCATGAAGTATACTACAGTAAACGGCGTATCAGAATTTTAA
- a CDS encoding 2Fe-2S iron-sulfur cluster-binding protein: MQDNNITVHVQNPDGSRTALEAPVDMGLSLMEFLKACEYDILATCGGMALCATCCVDVLEGEEKLNDMSDDEYAMLDTLPDLLPNSRLACQLQLNPAMDGLVVKLHHAE; the protein is encoded by the coding sequence ATGCAAGACAACAACATCACCGTCCACGTTCAAAACCCGGATGGCAGCCGCACTGCCCTCGAAGCTCCTGTAGATATGGGACTTAGCCTGATGGAATTCTTAAAAGCCTGCGAATACGATATCCTTGCTACCTGCGGCGGCATGGCACTTTGCGCAACATGCTGTGTAGACGTACTGGAAGGCGAAGAAAAACTCAACGACATGTCGGACGATGAGTACGCCATGCTGGATACCCTGCCCGATCTTTTACCCAACTCCAGATTAGCCTGTCAATTGCAGCTCAATCCGGCTATGGACGGACTGGTAGTTAAACTTCATCACGCCGAATAG
- a CDS encoding UDP-2,3-diacylglucosamine diphosphatase has protein sequence MDKNIYFASDFHLGSPDLATSREREDKIVRWLDEITPSCSELFLMGDVFDFWFEYRKVVPKGFVRLQGKLAFMADAGIRIYFFKGNHDMWVRDYFTREMGVEIVSDELVIERGGKRFFLHHGDGLGPGDGKYKFLRKIFRNPLCQWLFGLLPPRIGIGIATAWANHSRAASRAEEVFQGVDNEWLAVYSKDRLTDSHYDYFIFGHRHLPLDIDLGNGSRYINTGEWLKSYSYAVFDGKEVRLRYFNG, from the coding sequence ATGGACAAAAACATCTATTTCGCTTCCGATTTTCACCTGGGCTCCCCGGATTTAGCGACAAGCCGTGAACGGGAGGACAAAATTGTACGCTGGCTGGATGAGATTACGCCTTCCTGTTCGGAACTGTTCCTGATGGGCGATGTATTCGATTTCTGGTTTGAGTACCGGAAAGTTGTGCCGAAGGGTTTTGTTCGCCTGCAAGGTAAGCTGGCGTTCATGGCCGATGCTGGGATAAGGATTTACTTTTTTAAAGGGAATCATGATATGTGGGTGCGGGATTATTTTACCAGGGAAATGGGTGTGGAGATTGTGAGCGATGAGCTGGTGATTGAGCGTGGCGGCAAACGGTTCTTTTTACATCATGGTGACGGTTTGGGCCCCGGCGACGGCAAGTATAAATTCCTGAGAAAGATCTTTCGGAATCCGCTCTGCCAGTGGCTTTTCGGGCTGTTGCCGCCGAGAATCGGCATAGGTATAGCAACCGCATGGGCCAACCATAGTCGCGCCGCGAGCCGGGCTGAAGAAGTTTTTCAGGGGGTCGACAACGAATGGCTGGCCGTGTATTCAAAGGATCGGTTGACTGATTCGCATTACGATTACTTCATTTTTGGTCACCGCCACCTTCCGCTTGATATTGATCTGGGCAATGGTTCGAGGTATATTAATACCGGAGAGTGGTTGAAATCATATTCTTACGCTGTGTTTGATGGAAAGGAAGTGCGTTTGAGGTATTTTAATGGCTAG